The window ATTTGGCAAGCATCCGCAACAGCAGCCGCCGCAACAGTTCGCGCGGAAAATCGGTGCGGTCCAGCAACCAAACGGCGCCTCTCGCGCGGACATGCCGGGCTTCCAGCCCATCCACAATCCAGTTCATCGCCTCCTCGCACTCGGCCAGCGCGGCTGCGCTGCGAACGGTTGCCTGCGGATCGATCCAGTCCGCTCCCGCCAGATGCCGGCGAATCATCGCACGATCGAAGCGCGTATCCGTGTTGGAAGGATCGTTGACGAAGGGAATTTGCCGCGACTGCGCATATTCCAGAAGCTGCGCCCGCCGCGCGCCTAGCAACGGGCGCAATATATGCCCCTGCCGCGCCCGGATTCCGGCCAACCCGCTGACACCCGCTCCACGATTCAGACGCATCAGCACCGTTTCCAGTTGATCGTCGGCATGGTGGGCGGTGAACAGCCAGTCTATGTTTCGTCTCGTCCGCCAAAGCTCCAGCGCCGCATAGCGCTGCAACCGCGCCCATCGCTGGACATTGCCGGTCAGGGGGTTGGCCGGGTGCAGCACTTCATGCGGGATGCCCCGATCGCGGCACCATTGGGCCACCATCGCCGCTTCGTCGGCGGACTCCTGCCTTAACCCATGATCGACCGTCGCGGCCTCCACGCGACCCGGAAAAACATGGGCAGCCAAATCCAGCAGCGCCATGCTGTCAGGCCCGCCGGAAACCGCGACGCCAAAACGCAGCTTGCCATGCTCGCCCGTCAAAGCCCGGACGGCCCGCCCCAGCAGCGCGTCGAGACCCGGCTCAACCGATGGCGGCGCGGCCATGCTGCTTTAGCTGCACTTCGCCTTGGCGCGGCCCTTGTCCATCATGCTCCGCTGCGTGCCCGACAGGCTCGCGCCATAGACCTGCTCCAGTTCCGCATAAACCTTGCATGCGTCGGCCGGCTTTTTCAGCTGCATCAACGCTTCGCCCAGCCATGTCAGACTGTCGGCGGCACGGTCGCCATTGGGCCGTTTCTGGTAATTTTCGTAGAAAGTGACCGACGCGAGCGCAGGCTTGCCATCGTCCAGATAGGCGCGGCCGAGCAGGTTGGCCGCACGGCTCGCCACCGGCGCAGAGCCATATTTATCGACCGTCGCCTTCAGCTGCGCCTGCGCTTCGGGATAGAATTTGGCATCCCACAACCGGAAGCCGTAAGTATAGGCGTCGCCAGCGGCATCGCCCGTCGATGGCCGCTCGATCGCCGCGACCGCTGCCTTGCGCGCTTCGCTGGCCGCGCCGTTGGCGCCCGGCGTGGGCCTCGGGGGCGTCGATGCCACAGGTTCTGTCGATACGCCCGGTCGCACGGGCGGCGGAGCCACCACTTCGGCGCGGCTCTGCGCCTCGGCCTTATATTTGTTGAACGCGTCTTCCAGCTGCCGGATCTTGAAGCTGTTTTCCTCAACCTGCCCGGTCATGGACGCAAGCTGCGATTCCAGCGCGCCCACCCGCGCCATCAGGTCGGAAACCGGCGAGGATGATGGCGTTCCCGGCGCAACGGTGGGGGGCGCGGGAGGCGTGATCTCCGCCTGCAGCGGCGCGCCTGCGGGAAAAACCTTGCGCTGCACGGCGCGCATTTCCTTTTCCAGCCGGTCTACGCGCACGTCCAGCGCGACATTCTGGGCCGCAGCTGCCGGTGCAATCGCAACCAGCCCCGGCGCACCCAGCAGCAAGGCGGTCGTCGCAAATAAGGCGTAACGCATGATCTTCCCCGACTTGAACATTTCCCCGGACGATGCGGCCATGAACCGCACCTCTCACCCTTAACCATAAGGCGATATTCGCCGCCGTAAAGCGCGACCTGCGACGGCTCAACACCCGATGGCGGCGTGTCCTTACTCTGGGGCGGCGGGCGGAGCGGCAGGCGCCGGAGCCGCCTCCGGTATAGCGGGCGCGACGCTTCCGGTGACGGGCTGGACCGGCGGCGCCTGCCTCGCGGCGGGAGCGGGCGATGGCGCAGCGGCGGGAGCGGCGGCAGGAGCAGCGCGCGCCAGCAGCGCAGCGGCGGAAACCGGAACGTCTGAAATCGTCCGGTCTGGCGCACCCAATGGCGCGACCGGCTTGCCGCCGACAGTCACCGCCAGGGCCTGCGGACGGCCGGTCAGGATCATCGGATTGCGGGCGCTGTCGGGCAGGGTAAAGCTCTCACCCTTCTTCATCAGCCCGTCCTTCAGGCGCTCGCCCGCTTCGTCATAGATACGCAACCAGACGTCATCGGTCGCCGTAAACACCACCGTCTGCGCCACTGGGGCTGGAGCAGGCGCACCAGGCGCGGGCCTGTCGGCAGCGGCGGGCCTCGCCTGCTCTGCCACGATCTGCTGCTCCGTGGGCGGCGTCAGCA of the Sphingobium herbicidovorans genome contains:
- a CDS encoding tol-pal system YbgF family protein, which encodes MRYALFATTALLLGAPGLVAIAPAAAAQNVALDVRVDRLEKEMRAVQRKVFPAGAPLQAEITPPAPPTVAPGTPSSSPVSDLMARVGALESQLASMTGQVEENSFKIRQLEDAFNKYKAEAQSRAEVVAPPPVRPGVSTEPVASTPPRPTPGANGAASEARKAAVAAIERPSTGDAAGDAYTYGFRLWDAKFYPEAQAQLKATVDKYGSAPVASRAANLLGRAYLDDGKPALASVTFYENYQKRPNGDRAADSLTWLGEALMQLKKPADACKVYAELEQVYGASLSGTQRSMMDKGRAKAKCS
- the tilS gene encoding tRNA lysidine(34) synthetase TilS, whose product is MAAPPSVEPGLDALLGRAVRALTGEHGKLRFGVAVSGGPDSMALLDLAAHVFPGRVEAATVDHGLRQESADEAAMVAQWCRDRGIPHEVLHPANPLTGNVQRWARLQRYAALELWRTRRNIDWLFTAHHADDQLETVLMRLNRGAGVSGLAGIRARQGHILRPLLGARRAQLLEYAQSRQIPFVNDPSNTDTRFDRAMIRRHLAGADWIDPQATVRSAAALAECEEAMNWIVDGLEARHVRARGAVWLLDRTDFPRELLRRLLLRMLAKFDPGASPRGDTLDRAIGLAAQGRKASIGSALLEGGEEWVVSLAPARR
- a CDS encoding helix-turn-helix domain-containing protein; the encoded protein is MAEQPELETGAVASDAQASTPGAKLRAAREAQGLSIQDVATRTRIAQRQLEAIERDDYSALPGIPYAVGFARAYARSIGLDEVAIAADVRNAVHNSDLGANRYEAFEPADPARVPSRALAWTAAAIVVLLVAGFTIWRTQMLTPPTEQQIVAEQARPAAADRPAPGAPAPAPVAQTVVFTATDDVWLRIYDEAGERLKDGLMKKGESFTLPDSARNPMILTGRPQALAVTVGGKPVAPLGAPDRTISDVPVSAAALLARAAPAAAPAAAPSPAPAARQAPPVQPVTGSVAPAIPEAAPAPAAPPAAPE